The Sinorhizobium fredii USDA 257 region CAACGTTCACGTCAAGCTGTCGGGGCTTGTGGCCGAGGCCGGCGGAGACTGGTCGGTCGAACGATTGCGGCCCTATGCCGCTCACCTGGTTGACGTCTTCGGTGCTGAGCGAGTCATGTTCGGCAGCGATTGGCCGGTTGTGCTGCTCGACGCCGACTATGCAGAGTGGTTCGCTGCTGCCCGGGCGTTGACCGCGACTTGCACGGAAGCGGAGCGGCAGGCGATTTTCCTGGGGACGGCGGCCCGTTTCTACGGAATTTCCGCGGTCTGAGGTACGAACGTCATAGCGCGACACGCCGGCGCAATGTTATCTCAATATATTAGTAATATGATTTCGCTGCGCAACATACCCCAAAATGCAGGGGGCGTTTTTGTTGCGATGCACAAGAAAAGTGGTAGTCTGCAAGGGATTGCGGACACCAAGACAAACACTCGCAAGCCTTGCGTCGGGACCTGGGAGCGGCGCCGAGATTGATTGAACCGAGGGGTACGCATCCCATGTTCTACCAGCTTTACGAAATGAACCATGCCATGATGGCACCGTGGCGCACGGCGGCGGATGCCATGCGGCTGGCCTTCAAGAATCCGATGAATCCGGTCTCGCACACTTATTTCGGCCGCGCCGCGGCCGCGGGGCTGGAAGTCTTCGAACGCGCCACGCGTCGTTACGGCAAGCCGGAATTCGGCCTGCCCGAAACGATTATCGACGGGCTGCCGGTGCCGGTCCGCGAAAAGATCGTCTGGCGGGCGCCCTTCTGCAACCTCATCCATTTCGAGCGGTCGCTGCCGAAGGGGCGGACGCCGGACCCGAAAGTGCTGCTCGTCGCGCCGATGTCCGGACATTATGCGACGCTGCTGCGCGGTACCGTCGAGGCGCTGCTGCCCCACTCCGACGTGTACATCACGGACTGGATGGATGCCCGGATGGTGCCGCTCAGCGAAGGCACCTTCGACCTCGACGACTATATAGACTACGTCATCCAGCTCCTGCATTTCCTCGGACCCGACACGCATGTGATCGGCGTCTGCCAGCCGGCGGTACCGGTCCTCGCCGCGGTCGCGCTTATGGAGGCGGACAACGACCCGCTCTCGCCGGCGTCGATGACGCTGATGGGCGGTCCGATCGACACGCGCATCAATCCGACCGGTGTCAACCAGCTGGCCGAGCAGCGTCCGGTTGAATGGTTCCGCGACAATGTCATCATGCCGGTGCCGTGGCCGCAGCCGGGCTTCATGCGCATGGTCTATCCGGGCTTCCTGCAGCTCTCGGGCTTCATGTCGATGAATCTCGATCGCCATCTGGTCGCCCATAAGGAGTTCTTCGCCCATCTCGTCAAGAATGACGGCGATGCCGCCGACAAGCACCGCGATTTCTATGACGAATATCTCGCGGTCATGGACCTGACGGCGGAATTCTATCTGCAGACGGTGCAGGTGGTGTTCATGCAGCATGCGCTGCCGAAGGGCGAGATGACGCATCGCGGCAAGCGCGTCGATCCGACGGCGATCCGCAGAACGGCCCTGCTGACCGTCGAGGGCGAGAACGACGACATTTCCGGCGTCGGCCAGACCAAGGCGGCGCAGACGATCTGCACCAACATCCCGGACTACATGCGCCAGCACTACATGCAGCCGGATGTCGGGCACTACGGCGTCTTCAACGGCTCTCGCTTCCGCGGCGAGATCGCGCCCCGCATCGTCGCCTTCCAGCGCCAGCATTCGCGCCACTCGAAACCGGTGAAGCAGATCATCAAGGGCGGCAAGTCGGCCTAAGGGCCGTCGCCGCCGGGCCGATCCGAATATCCCTCGGACCAAACTGCGGCAGCGATTTGCTACCGCAGAGTCAAGGGCTTGTCCGATTCGCATCCGGTGCATCTTGCAGACATCTTCGGTCTTTCCCACATCGTCTTCATCGGGCCGCAACGGGCGGCCCGCTGACTGCGAGGAATACTGAAGATGAACCAATCTGCATTGATCCGTCCGGACTGGACGCCTGCGACCATTGCATTGATGGTGCTTGGTTTCATTGTGTTCTGGCCGCTCGGTCTGGCGATGCTCGCTTACATCCTCTTCGGCGACAAGCTGAGGACCTTCAAGAAGGACGCCAACGACAGCGTGGACCGCATGTGCGCCGGCTTCCGCCGGAACCACAAGGCCCAGTGGGCCCACCATCGGACCGGCAATGTCGCCTTCGACGACTGGCGCGAAGCGGAACTTACCCGCCTCGACGAAGAGCGCCGCAAGCTCGACGAGATGCGCGAGGAGTTCGACGCCTATGTCCGCGAGCTCCGGCGCGCCAAGGACCAGGAGGAATTCGACCGCTTCATGCGCGAGCGCAAGAACGGCCGCCCGGGTCCGGCACCCGGCTCCGAAACGAACTGACCTGACGGAATCGATGTCCGGCGTTTCACATGAAACGCCGGACGTCTCGTAGAGGCAGCTGCCAGCGGTCGGCGAATCGGCTAGAAAGGCCTCATGTTTCCTTCTTTCAAGCGGCGCCGCGGCACTGAAACGCGCCTCGATGTTACGCGTGACATCGAGGTGGCCGGCAAGCTTCTTCCCTTGACCATCCGGCAGAACGCCCGGGCGACGCGGATGACGTTGCGTATAGAGCCCGGCGGGCGCGCCTTGAAACTGACCGTTCCCGAGGGCCTGCCGGAGCGCGAGGTCAGCGCGTTCCTCACCCGTCACCAGGGCTGGCTGATGACCAGGCTCGCGCGCTTCTCCGGCGAGAGCGAAATCGAGCATGGCGGAACGATCTTCATCCGCGGCGTCGCCCATCGCATCGAAAGAACCGGCCGCATCCGTGGCCTCACCGAGGCCGTGGTCGCTGACGACGAGGCGGTGTTGCGGGTCGGCGGCGCGGAGGAGCACCTGCGTCGGCGGATTGCCGACTTCCTGAAGAAGGAGGCGCGCTTCGAACTGGAGCGTCTCGTCGCCGTCTATGCCGGCAGGATCGATCGCCGGGTGCGCTCGCTCAGCTTCAAGGATACCCGCAGCCGCTGGGGTTCCTGCTCCGCCGAAGGCGACTTGAGCTTTTCCTGGCGCATTGCAATGGCGCCCCCGAAAGTCATCGCCTATCTCGCCGCCCACGAGGTGGCCCATCTCCAGGAGATGAACCACGGCCCCGACTTCTGGGCACTGTGCGAAAAGCTCTGTCCGGACACAAACGACGCCAGGCGCTGGCTGAAGCGCAACGGCACCATGCTGCACGCGATCGATTTCGGTTAGATCTGGATTGGGGAAAAGCGCGCGGTTTCCGCCGCAAGGACGTGCCGGCCTGATTCTTCGCCGGCCAAGAATGTCACATGAGCGTCATTTGATGTTGCTACTGCAACGCGCAGAACGACAATGTGACGGTAAACTCATGCCATCCAGCCTTCCTTCCAAAGCCGTTCGCTTTGGAAAGCGCGCTTCCAAAAAGGCGCCAGCATCGGCAGCGCCGATCGCGGTGCGCTTCCTGCATCGGGCTGACGTCGATGCGCTCCTCGTTCTCGAACGGGCCAAATGGACCGGCGCGCAGGCTGCGAGCCGGGCCGATCTCGAGCGGCGCATAGCGGCTTTTCCCGGCCTGAGCATCGGGGCCTTTTCCACGGAGACCGGCGCGGCGCTTGCGTCGCTCTTCCTGAAACCGGTGACGCCGGAGCAGATCAGAGCCGCACGCACTTGGTCGGAATGCGCGGCAATTTCCAGTCCCCCGCCCGCAAACGCGCGAGCGCTCTTCGGAATCAGCCTGAGCAGCACGGATGCTCTCGCCGTGCGCCTCATCTTCGAGTTCTTTTGGCCCTACGCGTTGAAACAGGGATGGCGGCGGATCTATCTCGGCTCGCCCATGCCGGGACTGGCAGCCTGGAGGCGCGCCAATCCGGAGGCGCCGATCGACGAGTACGTCTGGGAAACGCACAACAAGCTGCCGCGCGATCCACAGTTGCGCTACTATTATAAGAAAGGCTTCCGCCGGATCGAGGGCTGGAAAGCCGATTATTTTCCCCACGAACCGTCCCTCGACCACGCCGCCCTGTTGCGCGCCGACATTCCGCTGTCGTCGGTCTCTCCCTTGTGGACGCTGATGCCGCTGTCGTGGCTTGAGCGGATGCGCAGTCTCTTGTTCCTGGTTGCTTGAGACTTCCATTCGCCGTTGATTGCAGATCGGGATAGCCTCATGATTTCGAATGACTCCGTGGCGAACCGCTACGACGCCGACGTCCTCGTGATCGGCGCAAGCATGGCAGGGCTGCTGGCTGCAGCGGCGGCGAGCCAGGCCGGCAAGACCGTGCGCATCATCGAGCGCGATGTGCTCGACGGTTCGCCCCTGCCGCGCAAGGGTGTGTCGCAAGGCCATCAGCCGCATGTTCTTCTCTATCGTGGTCTGTGCGCCATCGAGGAACTGCTGCCGGGGTTCCGGAGCGAGCTTGTCCAGGCTGGTGGCGTGCCGCTCGACACCGGCAATCTCGCCTGGCTCGGCGAACAGGGATGGGCACCGATCGGCAACCCGGCCTTCGAACTGGTCTCCGCGACGCGCCCCGTGGTGGAAGAGCTCGTGCGCCTGAGGGTGGCTGCCTTGGCTGGCGTAGCCTTGACCGACGGCGTGCGCATCGCGGCTCTCGAGCGCGACAGCGAAAGACACGGCTGGATCGCCCGAAAGGCGGACGGAAGCGTGCTGTCGGCGCCGCTTGTCATCGACGCGTCCGGGCGCGCGTCCCGCCTGCCGTTCTGGCTCGTGGAGTCGGGGTTCGGCGGGGTCGAGGTCACGACCGTCGATGTCGGCTTCGGCTATGCGAGCCGCATGTACAGAGCTCCGGCGGATCATCTGGCGCCGGCCGCCGGCATTCTCGTTCTTCCAACCCCTTCGAGCCCCATGGGAGGGGTTGCCCTTCCCGTAGAAGGCGGACGCTGGATGATCGGCGCGGTGGGTGCGGGAGAATGCTGCCCGCCGCGCGAAACCGAGGGCTTCCTGCCTTTCCTCGAACGGCTGCGCGATCCTGCGCTCGCGGATTTCGCCCGGTCGGCGACCGCTGTCAGCGATGTCGTCATCCATCGCCGGACGGATAATGTGCGCCGCCAGTACGACCGGATGTCGGCTTGGCCCGCCGGATTGCTGGCGATCGGCGACAGCTTTTGCGCCTTCAATCCGGTTTACGGACAGGGCATCACCGTATCGGCCTGCCAGGCGCTCATGTTGCGGGACAGTTTCAGGGCCGGTGAGGTCATCGGCGCGGAACACCGCCTGATGCGGAGGCTCGGTCAACTTGCGCAACTGCCCTGGGAGATCGCGACGGGCGAAGATCTGCGCTATTCCTCGAGCCGGGGAGAATCGACCCCGCTCCAGGCGCTGTTTGGGAAATGGTCCCGGCAGCTCGACCTGCTCGCCGCCCATGGAGACCTGCAGGCCCAGCGCGCCTTGGACCGGGTATATCATCTCGTCGGTTCGCCGGTGGGATTGCTTCATCCGCGTCTCTTCTGGTCCGCGTTGAAGGCGTGGGCGTTCGGCCTACCGCCCCGGCTTCCCCGACCGCTTGAGCGCCCGAGGTGAGGGCGGCAAAAAGCACCGCTTCGTCGAATGTGGTAAGCTTGTGACCTGAGCCGCAACACCTGGCGGCAACCCTCCTCTTGATTGCCGAGGAAGGCCATGGTTTTGCTCGACTCGCGCGGCATTTCGTGCAAGGTCGCTTCCCATGAAAATGGACGTGAAGATTTGTGGATTGAAGACCGCGGAGGCCTTGGAGCACGCCGTGTCCCTCGGCGCTTCGCACACGGGTTTCATTTTCTTCCCGAAGAGCCCGCGCAACATCGAGCCGGACGATGCCGGTCGCCTTGCCGAGCGCATTCGCGGCCGGGCGACGATCGTCGCCGTCACGGTCGACGCGGACAATGACGATCTCGACGAGATCGTTTCCGCTCTCAGGCCGGATATGCTGCAGCTGCATGGCGGCGAGGATCCGGAGAGGGTGCTGACCGTCAAGGCGATCTACGGCCTTCCGGTGATGAAAGCGCTGTCGATCCGCGAGGCTTCCGATCTCGACCGGATCGATCCCTATCTCGGCATCGTCGATCGTTTCCTTTTTGATGCGAAGCCGCCGGCCGGGTCGGAACTACCGGGCGGCAACGGCGTCTCTTTCGACTGGAGACTGCTCGACGCGCTTGACGGAAGCGTCGATTACATGCTTTCCGGTGGACT contains the following coding sequences:
- a CDS encoding phosphoribosylanthranilate isomerase — translated: MKMDVKICGLKTAEALEHAVSLGASHTGFIFFPKSPRNIEPDDAGRLAERIRGRATIVAVTVDADNDDLDEIVSALRPDMLQLHGGEDPERVLTVKAIYGLPVMKALSIREASDLDRIDPYLGIVDRFLFDAKPPAGSELPGGNGVSFDWRLLDALDGSVDYMLSGGLNAENIGEAVALTGARAVDTSSGVESAPGVKDLKLMDAFFDAVRRAETERRRSGSKT
- a CDS encoding DUF2852 domain-containing protein — encoded protein: MNQSALIRPDWTPATIALMVLGFIVFWPLGLAMLAYILFGDKLRTFKKDANDSVDRMCAGFRRNHKAQWAHHRTGNVAFDDWREAELTRLDEERRKLDEMREEFDAYVRELRRAKDQEEFDRFMRERKNGRPGPAPGSETN
- a CDS encoding M48 family metallopeptidase, with protein sequence MFPSFKRRRGTETRLDVTRDIEVAGKLLPLTIRQNARATRMTLRIEPGGRALKLTVPEGLPEREVSAFLTRHQGWLMTRLARFSGESEIEHGGTIFIRGVAHRIERTGRIRGLTEAVVADDEAVLRVGGAEEHLRRRIADFLKKEARFELERLVAVYAGRIDRRVRSLSFKDTRSRWGSCSAEGDLSFSWRIAMAPPKVIAYLAAHEVAHLQEMNHGPDFWALCEKLCPDTNDARRWLKRNGTMLHAIDFG
- a CDS encoding FAD-dependent oxidoreductase, producing MISNDSVANRYDADVLVIGASMAGLLAAAAASQAGKTVRIIERDVLDGSPLPRKGVSQGHQPHVLLYRGLCAIEELLPGFRSELVQAGGVPLDTGNLAWLGEQGWAPIGNPAFELVSATRPVVEELVRLRVAALAGVALTDGVRIAALERDSERHGWIARKADGSVLSAPLVIDASGRASRLPFWLVESGFGGVEVTTVDVGFGYASRMYRAPADHLAPAAGILVLPTPSSPMGGVALPVEGGRWMIGAVGAGECCPPRETEGFLPFLERLRDPALADFARSATAVSDVVIHRRTDNVRRQYDRMSAWPAGLLAIGDSFCAFNPVYGQGITVSACQALMLRDSFRAGEVIGAEHRLMRRLGQLAQLPWEIATGEDLRYSSSRGESTPLQALFGKWSRQLDLLAAHGDLQAQRALDRVYHLVGSPVGLLHPRLFWSALKAWAFGLPPRLPRPLERPR
- the phaZ gene encoding polyhydroxyalkanoate depolymerase; amino-acid sequence: MFYQLYEMNHAMMAPWRTAADAMRLAFKNPMNPVSHTYFGRAAAAGLEVFERATRRYGKPEFGLPETIIDGLPVPVREKIVWRAPFCNLIHFERSLPKGRTPDPKVLLVAPMSGHYATLLRGTVEALLPHSDVYITDWMDARMVPLSEGTFDLDDYIDYVIQLLHFLGPDTHVIGVCQPAVPVLAAVALMEADNDPLSPASMTLMGGPIDTRINPTGVNQLAEQRPVEWFRDNVIMPVPWPQPGFMRMVYPGFLQLSGFMSMNLDRHLVAHKEFFAHLVKNDGDAADKHRDFYDEYLAVMDLTAEFYLQTVQVVFMQHALPKGEMTHRGKRVDPTAIRRTALLTVEGENDDISGVGQTKAAQTICTNIPDYMRQHYMQPDVGHYGVFNGSRFRGEIAPRIVAFQRQHSRHSKPVKQIIKGGKSA